The following are encoded together in the Triticum dicoccoides isolate Atlit2015 ecotype Zavitan chromosome 6B, WEW_v2.0, whole genome shotgun sequence genome:
- the LOC119323606 gene encoding transcription factor bHLH63-like — MAHCGGGQAASVESHFQGLLDDDDKYRALCGAFGYLQQQEWPDLSGACYAAFGAPPPPGSSNGAGNSFSCSGSASSGDGSTKRKPDAYVDAKDDCKRPRGKQQLCDPGEAEGAAKGRPEKPKACARKKPEAAATGQKTDYIHVRARRGQATDSHSLAERVRRERISERMRYLQELVPGCDKVTGKAGMLDEIINYVQSLQKQVEFLSMKIAASNPVVNFNIVDDLFGGRRMNQACGPAAALPAMTLPMHHAQLDPSCLQMSSTTMQQMQQPAAGFGLDMLLNNPYPAAQSASRSAAATPVSVSAAASVESSLDVNGAAAWDIASQHLFSGFDAQFQSVQSDCLLDNLKMEL; from the exons atggcgcactgcggcggCGGTCAGGCGGCGTCCGTGGAGAGCCATTTCCAGGGCCTGCTCGACGACGACGACAAGTACCGCGCATTGTGCGGCGCGTTCGGGTACCTGCAGCAGCAGGAGTGGCCGGACCTCAGCGGCGCTTGCTACGCGGCCTTCGGCGCGCCACCACCACCGGGCAGCAGCAACGGCGCCGGCAACTCCTTCTCCTGCAGCGGTAGCGCCAGCAGCGGCGACGGGTCCACGAAGAGAAAACCTGACGCGTATGTGGACGCAAAG GACGACTGCAAGAGGCCGAGAGGGAAGCAGCAGCTGTGCGACCCTGGCGAGGCTGAAGGAGCGGCGAAAGGCAGGCCGGAGAAACCCAAGGCGTGCGCCAGGAAGAAGCCGGAGGCGGCGGCCACCGGCCAGAAGACCGACTACATCCACGTCCGAGCCCGGCGCGGGCAGGCCACGGACAGCCACAGCCTCGCCGAACGG GTGAGGCGGGAGCGGATCAGCGAGCGGATGAGGTACCTGCAGGAGCTGGTGCCCGGGTGCGACAAGGTCACTGGCAAGGCCGGCATGCTCGACGAGATCATTAACTACGTCCAGTCCCTGCAGAAGCAGGTCGAG TTCCTGTCCATGAAGATCGCCGCCTCCAACCCGGTGGTGAACTTCAACATCGTCGACGACCTCTTCGGCGGCAGGCGGATGAACCAGGCGTGCGGCCCCGCGGCGGCCCTGCCCGCCATGACGTTGCCGATGCACCATGCGCAGCTGGACCCGTCCTGCCTTCAGATGAGCAGCACTACCATGCAGCAGATGCAGCAGCCGGCTGCTGGGTTCGGGCTGGACATGCTCCTCAACAACCCGTACCCGGCGGCGCAGAGCGCGTCCCGGTCGGCGGCTGCCACGCCGGTCTCGGTGTCGGCCGCCGCGTCGGTCGAGTCATCCCTCGAT GTGAATGGAGCTGCTGCTTGGGACATTGCGTCTCAGCATTTGTTCAGTGGGTTTGACGCACAGTTTCAGTCAGTTCAAA GTGACTGTTTGCTAGACAACCTCAAAATGGAATTGTAA
- the LOC119323605 gene encoding tubby-like F-box protein 5, translating into MSLKSIVRELKEMRDGIGSMSRRGGVSDGRAGHGRGGSRHSWPSLWPEPQPQPQRQGQEPQQQGQWANLPPELLIDVIQRVEASEVAWPARRHVVACAAVCRSWREVTKDVVKTLEECSRITFPISLKQPGPRDSPVQCFVRRDRATSTYLLYLGLSPSLHGENDKLLLAARKIRRAARTSFVISLISDDFSHSSSTYVGKLKPNFLGTKFTIFDSQPPCDAAVLPNNKPSKRHSKQVSPRLPLGNYNVATVSYELTVLRNRGPRRMQCTMHSIPAACIQEGGKAPTPTGMVHSLDEQVSTLSTSKGKEPNMEFSSTSLSADLSGPISTSEAPLLLKNKAPRWHEQLQCWCLNFRGRVTVASVKNFQLVASVDPSLGVPAAEQEKVILQFGKIGKDIFTMDYRYPLSAFQAFAICLTSFDTKPACE; encoded by the exons ATGTCTTTGAAGAGCATCGTGCGGGAGCTCAAGGAGATGAGGGACGGCATCGGGAGCATGTCCAGGCGCGGCGGCGTCTCCGACGGGCGCGCCGGCCACGGCCGCGGGGGGTCGCGGCATTCTTGGCCCAGCCTGTGGCCGGAGCCACAGCCGCAGCCGCAGCGGCAGGGCCAGGAGCCGCAGCAGCAGGGGCAGTGGGCGAACCTGCCGCCGGAGCTGCTGATCGACGTGATACAGAGGGTGGAGGCCAGCGAGGTGGCCTGGCCGGCGCGGCGCCATGTCGTTGCCTGCGCCGCCGTCTGCCGGTCGTGGCGCGAGGTCACCAAGGATGTGGTGAAGACTCTCGAGGAGTGCAGCAGGATCACCTTCCCCATCTCTCTAAAGCAG CCGGGGCCTCGTGATTCTCCGGTGCAGTGTTTTGTGAGGAGGGACAGGGCGACGTCCACCTATCTCCTCTACTTGGGGCTCAGCCCAT CTCTGCATGGGGAAAATGACAAGCTTTTGCTTGCGGCCCGCAAGATCAGACGTGCAGCCAGAACTTCTTTTGTGATATCGCTCATCTCTGATGATTTTTCTCATTCGAGCAGCACCTATGTTGGCAAACTGAA ACCAAACTTCCTTGGCACAAAGTTCACAATATTTGATAGCCAACCTCCTTGTGATGCTGCGGTGTTGCCTAACAACAAGCCAAGCAAAAGGCACTCGAAGCAAGTATCACCAAGACTGCCACTAGGTAATTACAATGTTGCTACCGTCTCATATGAGCTCACTGTCCTGCGCAATCGAGGACCAAGGAGAATGCAGTGCACCATGCACTCAATACCAGCCGCGTGCATTCAGGAAGGCGGCAAGGCCCCGACCCCTACTGGCATGGTCCACTCACTTGACGAACAAGTGTCCACCTTATCAACTAGCAAAGGAAAGGAACCAAACATGGAATTCTCGTCAACAAGCCTCAGCGCTGATTTATCCGGACCGATCTCCACCAGCGAAGCGCCTCTGCTTCTGAAGAATAAAGCTCCTCGCTGGCACGAGCAGCTGCAGTGCTGGTGCCTCAACTTCCGAGGGCGTGTCACCGTAGCATCGGTCAAGAACTTCCAGCTCGTCGCCTCGGTCGACCCTTCCCTCGGCGTGCCCGCGGCAGAGCAGGAGAAGGTGATCCTCCAGTTCGGGAAGATCGGGAAAGACATATTCACAATGGATTATAGATACCCACTGTCGGCGTTCCAGGCCTTTGCGATCTGCCTGACTAGCTTCGACACGAAACCGGCCTGCGAATAG
- the LOC119323607 gene encoding universal stress protein A-like protein, translating to METVEEDVEEYSWREVVLPRLIPVVPHAAPELERETGERRRGRDLLVAIDFGPNSRHAFRWALAHLARIADTLHLVHAVSSVHNDLVYNKSQELMDELAVEAFKESLVHTKARIVEGDAGKVICREAERLKPAAVIIGTRGRSLIQSVLQGSVSEYCFHNCKAAPVIIVPGKEAGEQSVL from the exons ATGGAGACggtggaggaggacgtggaggagTACAGTTGGAGGGAGGTGGTGCTGCCGCGCCTCATCCCGGTCGTCCCCCACGCCGCGCCGGAGCTCGAGCGCGAGACCGGGGAGCGCCGCCGCGGCAGGGACCTGCTCGTCGCCATCGACTTCGGCCCCAACTCCAGGCACGCCTTCCGCTGGGCGCTCGCCCACCTCGCGCGCATCGCCGACACCCTCCACCTCGTCCACGCCGTCTCCA GTGTGCATAATGATCTGGTATACAACAAAAGTCAGGAACTAATGGATGAGTTGGCCGTCGAGGCATTCAAGGAGTCACTG GTCCACACCAAGGCACGGATTGTTGAAGGGGATGCTGGAAAGGTTATTTGCCGAGAAGCAGAGCGACTGAAGCCAGCAGCCGTCATTATTGGCACACGTGGTCGAAGCCTTATTCAGAG TGTGTTGCAGGGAAGTGTCAGTGAGTATTGCTTCCACAACTGTAAAGCAGCACCAGTTATCATTGTCCCAGGCAAAG AAGCTGGTGAACAGTCTGTGCTTTAA